A stretch of DNA from Candidatus Bathyarchaeia archaeon:
AAGCAACTTCGACATAACCATAGACCAAATGCGGGACTTTGAACAGCTTGTTGATATAAAGGCTAAGGCAGCTCCAGAAAGCGCCGTAATCTACATCGGCGGCGGCGTGCCAAAAGACTTCATCCAACTAACAACGGTTGGAAGAAGCCTAACAGAATCCAGAAAATATGAGAGAACTTACCCACACAAGTATGCCATACAGATTACAACCGACGCGCCCCATTGGGGAGGCTTGTCAGGCTGCACTTTTGAGGAAGCCATAAGCTGGGGTAAGGAAGCCAAGGAAGGACGGAATGTGCAGTGCTACTGTGACGCAACAATAGCCCTACCAATAGTAGTTCACGCTTTGGCAGAGAAAATCGATAAAAGGGCAAAGGCGCCAGACTTGTCTTGGTTGTTTAAGGGTTTAGAATAGCCTTTGGCGTTTTCCATGGAGAAAGTGAAAGACTTCGAAATTTCGAAGGGCGTTTCCGCAGACACACTTATCCGACAGATGCTTGAAAGTGGAGGCTTCACAGCCAAAAATCTCGCCTTAGGAGTAGACATTCTTGAGGCAATGCTGAAAGAACGGGAAATCCTCAATTTTCTCTCTTTTCCTGCTTGTATTATTGCCACCGGCACGAGGGGCATAATCCGTGACATGGTTAAGCGTAAATGGTTCCATGTTCTGGTTACGACTTGTGGCACCTTGGACCATGATTTGGCACGTTGCTATCGTGACTATTTTCAAGGCGACTTTTACATGGATGACAAAGAACTGCATAGGAAAGGCATAAGTCGAATAGGCAACGTGCTGGTGCCAAACGCTAGTTATGGCGAAATAATCGAAGAGAAAATGACGGAGTTCTTGAACAGCATATACGCTGAGGGCAAGCGAGAACTTGCCACCTACGAGTTATGCTGGGAGATTGGCAAACGTCTCAACGAAAACTCCATATTGTATTGGTGCTGGAAAAACCATATACCCGTAATAGTGCCGGGCATAACGGACGGCGCGGTTGGCTACCAGATTTGGCAGTTCAGCCAAGACCACAAAGACCTAAAAATAAACGTGCTCAAAGACGAGCAACTCCTAAACGACATGGTTTGGGGTGCAAAAAAATCAGGAGCCCTAATAATAGGCGGAGGAATATCAAAACATCATGTCCTATGGTGGAACCTATTCAAGAAGGGACTAGACTACGCGGTTTACATAACAACAGCTGTCGAGTATGACGGAAGCCTATCAGGAGCCCGCCCAAGAGAAGCAATATCATGGGGGAAAATCCGAGAAAAAGCAAAAACAGTAACCATAGAGGCAGACGCCACAATCGCCCTACCAATAGTATATACAGCCCTCCTCGAAAGACTCTGAAATGTTTCAGGTAGGCAGTATAATTTTTAAATAGACAAAACCCGAAAAGGCGTAACGTTGAGGGAAATTCATGGTGGAAACAGGTAAGATTCTATATTTTGACGCACCCGGGCCTCAAAACACGGATCATGTAGTGGCCATGGTGAAGAAGAGGATTGAGAAAGGAGATGTTGGACACATTATTGTTTGTTCCATAACCGGAAAGACGGCATTAAAGGTAGCTGAAACTGTTAAGGGTATTGACGTCCATGTTTACTGCGTAAGTGGAGCTGCCTCTTGGCAGATTCATGGCTATAAATGGCCATTAATACGAGGTAGCATAAGAAGGAAACTTGAGGAATTAAAAGTCTGTATAGTCGAGAGGACACCTTCCACATTAAGCGGCGACACAGTTGACTATGGATTAGCCAGGTACGGCTGGGTTCCAGCAAGCTGGATTATAGCTGAAACGCTCGAGGCCGTCGGCGGGTATGGCTTAAAAACAGCTGTTGAAGGAATATTGGTTGCGACAGATTCGGGTGTGGTTCCACCCTATAACACAGTGATTTCGGTGGCGGGGACGGGCAGTGGTGCAGATACGGCAATATTAGCAAAGGCAACATTCTCCGCTTGCATATTCAGCCACGACCCAGACAAAAGATTTCAAATTCTCGAAATCCTCGCGATGCCGAAGAACAAAAAATGGCACAAAGCAATTGATGCAGGAGAATTTCACGTCAAAGAGACGACAAATATCTTGGGCCGTTAGTGGTTCTTATGAAGGTAGCTGTTTCTGGTAAGGGTGGTGTGGGCAAGACTCTTGTTGCTGGCGGTTTGGCGTACGTCCTAACCAAGATGGGGTTTAAGACTATTGCTATTGATGCTGATCCTTCGCCTAATCTTGCCTTGACTTTAGGCTTGTCCTCTGAGGAAGCCAGCCGTATAGTGCCTATATCCGAGAATAAGCAGCTTATCGAAGCGAAGACGAGTACTGGTTATGCTGGTGTTTTCCGCTTAACATTCACTGTTGATGATGTTGCTCGGGACTACGCTGTTATGACGCCTTTTGGAGTAAACTTAATTGTTATGGGGACTGTTCGTTCCGTTGGGGCTGGGTGCACTTGTCCGGCTAATGCTGTTGTTCGTTCGCTTTTAAGGCATTTGGTCGTCGAACGCGATGAAGCTGTTGTCTTGGACTTAGAGGCTGGTGTTGAGCATATGGGGCGGGGCACAGCACGGCATGTGGATGTCATGCTTGTTGTTGTTAACGCTAATGTGAAGGCTCTTGAAACAGCCAAACGCATCCATGAGTTAGGCGTGAAAGCCGGAATGAGCCGCATCCTCCTTGTAGGAAACAAAATTGAAAACGAGGCTCAAAGGGAGGCTGTTGAAGCCTTCGCCAACGCAAATGGTTTAGAGGTTCTGGATTTTCTACCATTCGACCCGAAGGTTGTGGAGGCTGAAATGCGGGGAGAAACACCCCTAAAATATGGGGATACCCCAGCCATTAAAGCCATAGAAAGATTATGCGACAAGCTCTTGCAAGGCAACACCTAATAATGCCCGAAACAATAGGATGGACAGCCGCATTAGGGGATTAGAAAAATGAAAATTCTCGTCACTATGGGGCGGGGAGGCACTGGGAAAACAAGCTTCGTAGCCCTAATGGCAAAATACTTCATAGAATTGGGTGAGGCTCCACTGCTTCTTGTGGACGCCGACCCAGACCAGAACTTGGGCGAAATGGTTGGTGTAGACCTTCACGCTGCTGGCAAGAAGTCCATTTCGGAACTTCTTGTTGAAACCTTCCTAGAGGAGGGCGGAACAACAGTTGGAGTGCCGCCAACAGAGCGTATTGAAAGCCGAATTTGGGCTCATGGAATGTATGAAGGTGAGCACTTTGATTTTATTGCGCTTGGGACAAAGTGGGTTGAGGGGTGCTACTGCCTACCAAACGCAGCCCTAAAAGGTGCTTTAGAGTCGCTAACAAAAAACTATAGGTATGTTCTAATAGACTCACCGGCTGGCTTAGAACACTTGAACAGGCGTATAACATCCAAGGTGGATGACATCTTCGACATCATCGACCCTTCAAAGAAGTCTTTTGACCATGTGGAGCGTGCTTACCGCGTTGCTAAGGAAGTTAAAATAGCCTTCCAAAACTTCTATGTTGTTGGCGGCTTCCGTTTTCCAGAAAATCTAGAAGGCCAAGCTCGAAAGGCGCTGCCCTTCAAGTTTTTGGGCAGAATCGCCTACGATGAGAACGTTGAGGAGTATGTGCTCGCTGGAAAGTCTTTACTGGGCATATCACCTGAAACTCCTGCCTACATTTCCGTTAAAAAAATTATGGAGAATGCTGGTTACGGCAAGGCGTAGCCCAATCTAATGTGATGTTTTGTTTAGGCTTCTAGAAAAGCTTAAAATGTTGGCTGCCGACATTAAAACCTTCTACTCCGGGTTGTGTTTACCTTGAGCAAGAAAGGATTACACGTGAAAATTGGGGAAATGAAAACAGGCTTGGGGCTTATAAAAAACCTTGAATTGTCCATTGGCAGAATAGTTGAGGAAGCGTGGGCTGAACCGATGGGTCCAACGCCTTTCCCATCGCTTACAGCCCTACGTGAATGGGACATGAAGCTTCTACAGCGTTATAAGCCCTTTTACCTGCCCTTCTGTGATGTATGCTGTCTCTGCACTTTTGGCAAATGCGACTTAACTGGAAATAAGCGTGGCGCATGCGGCATAAACATGGCTGCCCAACAGTCCCGCATAGTGCTTCTGGCATGCTGCATAGGCGCGGCAACCCATACTGGGCATGCCCGCCACTTGGTGGAGCATCTCATCGAGAATTATGGTAGAAGAATGCCCCTAGACGTTGGCGGCTTGAACATTCAAGTGGAAGCGCCAGTTACAAGGCTTGTCTGCGGAGTTAAGCCTGAAACCCTCGGCGACCTTGAAGAAATATTGGATTACGTGGAGACACAAGTTACCCACTGCTTGTCTGTTTGCCACACCGGGCAGGAGGGCAGCAACCTTGACTTTGAGTCGAAAGTTTTCCATGTGGGCATGTTGGACCACGTTGGCATGGAAGTGGCTGATATTGCCCAAATCGCCGCCTACGGCTTTCCAAAAGCTGACCCGGATGCGCCGCTGGTGGATTTAGGTTTTGGCACGGTAAACGTTGAGAAGCCAGTAATCCTCTGTATAGGACATAATGTTGTTCCATCCGTAGGTATAATCGATTATATGAAGGAGAATGGACTTGATGGGGAAATAGAAGTTTGCGGCTTGTGCTGTACAGCCCATGACATAACACGCTATTATAAAAGAGGGAAGATTATTGGACCAATTTCTTGGCAGTTGCGTTTCATAAGAAGCGGAGTTCCAGACGTTGTCGTTTTGGATGAACAGTGCATCCGAACAGACTCTTTCTATGAGGCTCAGCGGATTAAAGCTCCTGTTATTGTGGCTTCTGAAAAGAACTGCATGGGATTGCCAAACCGCACAAACGACCCAGCAGACGCCATAGTTGAAGACCTCGTAAGCGGCAAAATCCCAGGCGCATTAATCCTAGACCCAGAAAAAGTGGGCGAAGTCGCAGTCAAAGTCGCTTTGAGAGTGGCACCTTTGAGGAAAAAGTTTAAGGCGATTCCAGAAGTGGATGAGGTTCTGCAGAAGGCAAAGGAGTGCCGACAGTGCGGTGACTGCCGTAGAGCTTGCCCCCAAGACTTGCATATTCCAGAAGCCATGAAAGCCGCCATGGAAGGCTCTTTAGCTAAGCTTTCAGACTTATACGACTTGTGTGTTGGATGCGGACGATGTGAGGAAGCATGTCCAGTAGGCTTGCAAATCCACAGCTTCATTGTTAAGGCTGGGGAGAAGAAGCTCAAAGAGGAAACCTACAAGGTGAGGGCTGGAAGAGGCCCCATACAAGACGTGGAAATCCGGAATGTGGGAAGCCCAATAGTACTCGGCGAGATTCCGGGCGTAATTGCCTTTGTTGGATGTGCCAACTACCCGAAAGGCGGAATAGAAGTAGCGGAAATGTGCCGAGAATTCGCCAGCAGACGCTACATAGTCGTCACTTCTGGATGCGCCGCCATGACAGCTGGCATGTACAAGAACGAGGAAGGCAAAACACCCTATGAAGAGTTTACAGGCGAATTCACGGCTGGATGCATGGTGAACGTTGGTTCATGTGTTGCTAACGCGCATATCGCTGGCGCAGCAATAAAAATTGCCAACATCTTTGCAAAGAGAAATTTGCGCGCCAATTATGAGGAGATTGCCGACTACATCCTAAACCGTGTGGGCGCCGTTGGTGTTGCATGGGGAGCCTACTCCCAAAAAGCCGCTTCAATAGCCGCTGGCTTCTGGCGTTTAGGCGTTCCAGTAATTGTTGGTCCCCACGGCATAAAGTACAGGCGCATGCTTTTGGGAAGGGCTGACCATGAAGAAGACTGGTACGTTTATGATGCTAGGACCGGCGAGAAGGTCTATGTGGGACCTGCTCCGGAGCACTTGTTCTACGCCGCTGAAACTAAAGAGGAAGCAATGGTTATGATTGCCAAGCTTTGTATGCGACCCAACGACACAACGAAAGGAAGAGCAATAAAGCTGACGCACTATATTGATTTGCATAAGCGGTTGTATGGAACAATGCCAGAAGACATCCACCGCTTCGTGCGGACAATCGCCGACATACCAGTAACAATGAAGGATGAAATCATAAAGATTCTAGAAGAGAAGGGCTGGAAAGAGACGATAATCCCAGACCCGACGCTTCTGCCTAGGCTTATAAGGAAGAGGAAGGAGTGAGCGTTTATGGCGGCTGAACCTTGGCAAACAGCTGAAATCCCGGGGCCAAAAAAGGCTTTGGTTATTACTAAGCCCGAAGTTGTTGCTGCCATGATTAAGAGGGCTAAACGTCCAGTGTTTGTTGTTGGGCATAAGGCAGCTGAAATAGATTTTGATGGCGGAAAACTCATAGACTTCATAATCGAGTTTTCAAAGAAGAGCGGCATTCCAGTTGTGGCTACAGCTCACATGATAGGCGAGTTTACGAAGCGGGGTTTTAAGCCTGCTGCCTTCATGCCGGCGGTTGACATTGGAAACCGTCTTGTTGACCCAGATTGGGCTGGTGTTGACGGCAAGGGGCAGCATGACCTAGCCTTGTTTGTGGGGCTCTACTATTACATGGAGTGGACAATTTTGTCGGGGTTGAAGCACTTCGCCCAACACTTGAAGACTATCTCTTTGGATAATGTTTATCATCCCCACGCAAGTTGGTCTTTCCCAAACCTTTCCCACGAGGAGTGGGTGAAAAACCTTAAAGTCATAATGGAGAAAGTTTGAAGGAGGCGAAATAGAAAATGAGCATGTTTCAGGACATACCCGTCGACGTGGGCGTAATCTACGAGGGCGAACGCATCCGAAGAAAAGACATGTATGTGGAGCTCGGCGGACCGGACGTCAAAGAAAAATTCGAATTAGCAAGAGTCAAAAAGCCAGAGGAAGTTGAAGACGGAAAAATAACCATCATCGGACCGGACATTAAGGACATGGAGGAGGGCAAAACCTACCCGTTTGGCATTCTTATCGAAGTGACTGGCGCCAAACTTGAGCCAGAGCTGGAAGGCGTTATTGAGAGGCGTATCCACGCCTACTGCAACTATATTGAGGGTTTTATGCATTTGAACCAGCGTTACGACATTTGGCTACGATTGAGCAAGAAGTCCTACCAGAAGGGCTTAAACTCCTTTCAATATATTGGCAAGGTCTTGCATAGGCTGTTTAAGAGCGAACTCCCAATAATCGAGAAAATGCAAGTAACCTTCATAACCGACGCCGAGAAAGTAAAGGAGCTTTATCCCCAAGCACTGCAGATTTACGAGGCAAGAGACGCCCGAGCTAGGGGGCTTAAGGACGAGGAAGTGGACAAGTTTTATGGCTGTATCTTATGCCAGTCTTTCGCGCCGACCCACTGCTGTGTGATAACGCCCCAGCGCTATTCCAACTGTGGCGCTATAAGCTGGTTTGATGCCAGGGCTTCAGCCAACATAGACCCCAAGGGCCCCATATTCGAAATTAACAGAGGCGAGCTGTTAGACCCAGTTAGGGGCGAGTATTCAGGCGTGAATGAAGCTGTTAAGAAGCGAACCTTAGGTGAGATAAACCGTGTTTGGCTTTACACAGCTTTCGGTTATCCGCACACTTCTTGTGGCTGCTTTGAGGGTGTTGCCTTCTACATCCCAGAAGTGGACGGTTTCGGCATAGTGCACAGAGGCTATAGGGAGGTAACCGTGAACGGTTTAGCCTTCTCCACTTTGGCGGATTCAACGGCTGGCGGACGGCAAGTGGATGGTTTCCACGGCATATCCATCGAGTACATGCGTTCTCCAAAGTTTCTGCAAGCTGACGGCGGCTACCAACGCGTCGTATGGATGCCGAAAGAAGTGAAAGAACGCGTTAAGAACTTTATACCAGCAGAGCTTGTGGACAAAATCGCCACAGAAGAAGATGCCAAAACCATCGATGAGCTGAAGACTTTTCTCAAGGAGCGCAATCACCCAGTTGTTGAGCGCTGGAAAGAGGAAGTTGCAGCCGTTCCAGAGGCTGTTCCCGCGGAAGCTGAAACGCGGGAAGAAGCTGCACCAGCCATGGTGCCAACAATCACTGCGGCTACTCTGCCAATAACTGCAGGCGGATACAAAATCATACTAAAAGACGCCAAAATCTACGCCAAACGCGTCATAATTCGCTCTGTTAAGGGCGAGAAAGCAGAGAAAAGGTGAAAACACTTGGCTGAAAAGAGGGAAAAGGACGAAAGCGTTTTAGGGTTAAAGCTGAACTCTCGGCTGCTGGAACTTCTGGCAAAGCTTCAAGAAATTGAGCTTGAAGACTTTGAGATGGAGGTTGGCGACCTAGAGGTTTGGCTTCAGCCCGGCGCAGTGGCAGCCCCGGTGATTGCCCCGCCAAAAGTTGCCCCGCCAGTTAAGGTTAAACCCACCCAAATAATTGAGGTTGAATTTATTCCGCCAGTTGAAACCTATCCGGGAAGGGTTGTTGAGGTTAAGCTTGGAGCCACAAAAAGTGAGGGCGGGACAAGGGGCAAAACAGTGGTTATTGGCGGCGAAACCACCCCAGCCTTCTACACCTTTGAGAGGCCCACACCTCACCAGCCAGTCATATCCCTAGACGTTTTTGACATGGAAGTGCCATTAGCCAAGGCTGTTAAAATGCATGTTAAGGATGTTTTGGGCGACCCGGCGGCTTGGGCTAAATTGGCTGTTGAAAAGTTCGGCGCAGACATGATAACCATCCACCTCATCAGCATCGACCCGCTTGTCAAGGACGCCTCGCCAAAAGAGGCTGTTAAAACCGTTGAGGCTGTTGCACAAGCCGTAGATGTACCATTAATTATCGGCGGTTGTGGCGATCCAGTGAAGGATGCGGATGTTTTCCAAGAAATTTGCGAAACCTTTGCTGGCGAACGTTTCTTAATTAGCTCTATTACTCGGGATATGGATGTTGAACGCTGCGCAAAATTCATTAAGAAGAATGGACATGTGGCGCTTTCGTTTACGCCCATGGACTTGAACCTGGCTAGGGAACTTAACCGCCGACTATACGACTTCTTGCCAAAAGAGGACATAGTCATGGACTTGACAACTGCGGCTTTAGGCTACGGTCTAGACTACGCCTTTACAAACATGGAGAGGGCCCGCCTAGCAGCCTTGATGGGCGACCCAGAGCTAGCTCATCCTATGTCCTCTGGAACAACCAACGCTTGGGCAGCCCGTGAGGCTTGGCTCAAAATGGCTCCAGAGTGGGAGCCCCGCGAGCTTCGAGGACCCTTATGGGAGGTTGTTACTGCTTTGACGCTTCTACTGGCTGGTGTAGACCTCTTCATGATGATGCATCCAGCAGCCGTAAAAACCGTTAAGGACGTTATAGCCCAACTTATGGGCGGCAAATCTGGCAATGCCGATAGGCTTGTGGAATGGGTCACCGCCAAAGTTTAGAGGTTTAATGGAGGCTTAAGGCGTAATGAGTGAAAGAGAAGTCAAAGGCAAGATTGGCGTTAAAGAGCTTAGCCCCATAGACGTTTACAAGCTTTTGCCCCGAACAAACTGTAAGGAGTGCGGCGAAGAAAACTGCATGGCCTTCGCCACGAAAGTTGTAAACCGCGAAGTCCCAATTGAAAAGTGCCCGCCCATATTGAAGAAGGAGTTTGAGAAAGCCTACAAACAGCTTAAGGAAATGCTGAAACCAGCCATAAAAGAGGTTGTAGTTGGCACTGGCGAAAGGGCTGTTAAAATTGGCGGAAAACTTGTTATGTACCGCCACGAGCTCACATACTTTAACCCAACAGCCATAGCCATAGACATAACAGACGAAATGCCCGAAGAAGAAATCCTGAGCCGCATCAAGCGGGTCGAAGAGTTCCGCTACGAGTATATTGGACAAATCTTAAAGCTGGACATGATTGCTGTTCGTTCTACGTCCAATGACCCAGACAAGTTTAAGGCAACGGTGCGCAAAGTGGCTGAAAACACCAACCTACCAATGATTTTATGCTCATTGAATCCAACCGTTCTGGAAGCTGGCTTGATGGCAGCACCAAAAGCACGACCGCTTTTGTATGCAGCTACCAAGGATAATTGGCGGGAGATGGCTGAACTAGCCCTAATGTACGGCTGCCCGCTGACTGTTTTTGCTCCCAACAACCTTAAACTTTTGAAGTCTTTGGCGAAGACGCTTCTGGAATATGGCGTGGAAGACCTTATTCTGGACCCTGGCACCTTCGCGGGCGAGGGCTTGGCTGACACCCTAAACAATTTCACTATGATTCGGCGTTTGGCCTGCAAGCAAGGCGACGAACTTTTAGGCTTTCCATTAATGGGCGTTCCCATGACCGTTTGGCTTGAAAGCGCCGGGATAGCCCCAGAAATTGTCAAGTGGAGAGAAGCCTACTTGGCTGCTATGCTAATAGTACGTTTCGCCGACATCCTCATAATGCATAGCCTAGACGGATGGGCGCTCCTACCAAACGTTGTTTTAAGGGCTAACATTTACACCGACCCCCGCAAACCGGTAGCCGTAGAACCAGGCTTGAAGGTGTTTGGCACCCCAGACGAGAATTCGCCAGTCATGTTCACAACAAACTTTGCCCTAACCTACTACACAGTGGCTTCAGACATAGAGTCAGCAAAAGTAAACGCTTACTTGCTAGTGGTGGACACGGAAGGCATAGCCGTAGACAGCGCAGTAGCCGGAAGAAAACTAACAGCAGAAAAAGTAGCCGAAGCCATAAAAGCTTCAGGCATAGAAAACAAAGTGAAACACAGAAAACTGATTATTCCTGGAAAAGCAGCACGCCTAAGCGGAGAAATAGAAGAATTAAGCGGATGGCAAGTCTTGGTAGGTCCAAGAGACTCATCAGAGATCCCAAAATTCCTGCAAGAAAAATGGAACCCATAATATTCCCTTTTATTAAAGCATCACACTTCTGTTACATGCTGATTACATCCTAGCTTACAAAGGGTTTGGATAAAGATTTAAGATTTGAAATGGTTTTAGGAGAATAGCGGCTGCCGGGATGGCGGAGTGGATAACGCGCAGGCCTTGAGAGCCTGTGGCCCTTCTGGGCCGCGTGGGTTCAAATCCCACTCCCGGCGCTTTAAAATTGCCATTTGAGGTGTTTGTTCATGCGTTGCTCTGGTTGTGGAGAATGCTGTCGCGAAACTGAGATGGAGCTTTCAGGCGAAGACATAAAGAGGCTTGTGGATGCTGGTTACAGCCCTGAAGACTTCATAATTATCTGTGATGGAGTGCCCCGTCTTAGGAATGTTGACGGTTGGTGTTACTTTTACAGTAAAGCCATTAAAGGGTGTCGGGTTTATAGGATAAGACCTTTAGGGTGTCGCCTTTACCCTGTTGTGTATGTAGATGGTGAAGGTATAACCTTAGATGAGTTGTGCCCCATGAAGCACACGGTTTCAAAGGGGGAGTTTAGGAGTAAAGCGAGGATTCTCAAGAAACTTTTAGAAAAGATTTATGGAGAACACGTGTTGCGTTAACGGCGTTACGCTATTTTAAGTCCCATCCGAACAATGCCAAGTCAAAGTCTGTTATTAGACCCACAAGTTTGTTTTTAGCGTTTACAACCGGAATTCGCCTGAGATGCCTATTCTTCATTGTTTTGACGACTTCGAGGACTGTGCTGTTGGGTTTGCACGTCACAAGATCCTTTGTCATTATGTCTTCAACCTTGAGCTTTCTTACATCGGCTTGCGAATAAACAGCTTTTGTAATTATGTCCCTGAAGGTTAGTAGGCCGCGCAAAAATCCTTTTGAGTCTATGACTGGCAAGCATTCCACATCACATTCAATCATCTTTTTCACAGCATCTTCCACCGTGCTGCCAACGGAAACCGTGATTAGGTTCCTTGTCATAATTCGGTTAACTTTCACTTTAAGTGCGGCTAAATCCTTCATTACTAATCCAAACTCGTTTAAGAGAGCGAAAGGTGCTTAAAAATCTATTTATGCCAATGAACCCCTCAGTTTTTGTGATTGGAGAACAGCTACAAAAGCACTACAATCTCTATAGAATTTTGACCTTTTCAAAAGCTATTTTCTCTAGCCCCTCCCTCTCTAGAATTTTCGCCAATAGACCAGTCAATTTTAGGATGCCGAAAAATGCTAAATTGGATAGCCCTCTCTATTTTTTGGGTGAAGTATTTACCAAATATTTCTCGAACTGTTCCACGTATTTGTATCCACTATCGGGAAAAACGAGCACGTATACGCCTTTTTCCCCGGCAATTTTCTGGAAAGCGTGGACAACGGCTCCTGAACTTAACCCTGGTAGGAGACCTTCTTTTCTCGCTATTTTTATTGCGCCTTCGATGGCTTCTGACTGTTTCACGTCTATTATTTCGTCGAAAGTGGCATTGTGGAACCACTTCATGCCAGTTTCCACCCTTCTGATGCCGGGAATTACTTCGTCTGGTGCTGGTTGGACGCCCACAATTTTTACGCCGTTGCCATATTTGGTTTTGAAGTAGTAGGCTATTGCGCTCATGTGCCCTGATGTTCCCAGTCCGCCGATTATGCATGTGGGTTTTAAGCCTAGGCTGTTCAGTTGTTTGTCTATTTCTCTGGCTGTGTGTTTTAGGTGGACTTTGAAGTTGGCGTCGTTTTCGAACTGGTTTAAGTGGGCAGCCTTGTCGGCTTTTGCCTCCTTTTCAACTTGGCTTATTGCCTCGACGGTTAAGCCCACTGGAAGCCGCACAACATCTGCTCCGAGAACTTTCAGATAGGTGTCGCTTGCCCTCTGAATGGTTTTTGGTATGTAAAGCCTTGTTTTCACTCCAAGGATGTTGGCTATAGAGGTTAGGGCTATTCCGGTGTTTGTTGATGTAGCCTCATACAAAACCCTTTTAAGCTTTCTATTTTCCATGGCCTCTTTTATCATCGCCCAGCTTATTCTGTCTTTTATGCTGTTGCTGAAAGGGTTGTAGCACTCAAGCTTAGCCCAGACGCTTCGAGTGGCGGTGGACAGCGAATTAAGCCTTACAAGGGGGGTTGGCCAACCCTCATAGAGCAGTTCTAAAGTGCCATTGTAAACTTTAAGCGCTCTGCGGTTTTGCCTCTTTTCAGCCATCAACTTTTCAAGTGGAAAACTTATTTTGACTGGTTCTGCGAGGAGGCTGAAACTTTTTGGTGGAAGTTTAGGTCCTCTGGTTCCGGCTTGGACAACATCTTCCGCAGACAGGCTTCCCAGCTGCGGGTTTGATGTTTTAATTTCCACATTTTTCAGGTTCACCTTGAACGCGGGTGCCTTTTCTACAGAGAGCAAGTCGAGGGCTTGGAAAGCTTCATAGCCATAAAGCAATATGCCGGTTCTCTTGTCCACTATTAATGGAGTGTCAACAATTCCGGTTTTTAGGAATCTTGTGTATGCTGGCAGTACGTCGGCTAATTCAACACCCATAGCGGCTTTTATATTTTTTATGGGGGTTAGCATGGGTTCGCTTTTCAAAACTTCAAGCGGGATATCAACCCTCTTTTCAATCGATGATATGTGCACTAGGGTTTCGCTGTTTCTTATCATGTGACATGTTGTTTTAGGAGGGAAAAGTTTCCCAGATAGGGCTGCC
This window harbors:
- the cdhC gene encoding CO dehydrogenase/CO-methylating acetyl-CoA synthase complex subunit beta produces the protein MFQDIPVDVGVIYEGERIRRKDMYVELGGPDVKEKFELARVKKPEEVEDGKITIIGPDIKDMEEGKTYPFGILIEVTGAKLEPELEGVIERRIHAYCNYIEGFMHLNQRYDIWLRLSKKSYQKGLNSFQYIGKVLHRLFKSELPIIEKMQVTFITDAEKVKELYPQALQIYEARDARARGLKDEEVDKFYGCILCQSFAPTHCCVITPQRYSNCGAISWFDARASANIDPKGPIFEINRGELLDPVRGEYSGVNEAVKKRTLGEINRVWLYTAFGYPHTSCGCFEGVAFYIPEVDGFGIVHRGYREVTVNGLAFSTLADSTAGGRQVDGFHGISIEYMRSPKFLQADGGYQRVVWMPKEVKERVKNFIPAELVDKIATEEDAKTIDELKTFLKERNHPVVERWKEEVAAVPEAVPAEAETREEAAPAMVPTITAATLPITAGGYKIILKDAKIYAKRVIIRSVKGEKAEKR
- the cdhD gene encoding CO dehydrogenase/acetyl-CoA synthase subunit delta — its product is MAEKREKDESVLGLKLNSRLLELLAKLQEIELEDFEMEVGDLEVWLQPGAVAAPVIAPPKVAPPVKVKPTQIIEVEFIPPVETYPGRVVEVKLGATKSEGGTRGKTVVIGGETTPAFYTFERPTPHQPVISLDVFDMEVPLAKAVKMHVKDVLGDPAAWAKLAVEKFGADMITIHLISIDPLVKDASPKEAVKTVEAVAQAVDVPLIIGGCGDPVKDADVFQEICETFAGERFLISSITRDMDVERCAKFIKKNGHVALSFTPMDLNLARELNRRLYDFLPKEDIVMDLTTAALGYGLDYAFTNMERARLAALMGDPELAHPMSSGTTNAWAAREAWLKMAPEWEPRELRGPLWEVVTALTLLLAGVDLFMMMHPAAVKTVKDVIAQLMGGKSGNADRLVEWVTAKV
- the acsC gene encoding acetyl-CoA decarbonylase/synthase complex subunit gamma — protein: MSEREVKGKIGVKELSPIDVYKLLPRTNCKECGEENCMAFATKVVNREVPIEKCPPILKKEFEKAYKQLKEMLKPAIKEVVVGTGERAVKIGGKLVMYRHELTYFNPTAIAIDITDEMPEEEILSRIKRVEEFRYEYIGQILKLDMIAVRSTSNDPDKFKATVRKVAENTNLPMILCSLNPTVLEAGLMAAPKARPLLYAATKDNWREMAELALMYGCPLTVFAPNNLKLLKSLAKTLLEYGVEDLILDPGTFAGEGLADTLNNFTMIRRLACKQGDELLGFPLMGVPMTVWLESAGIAPEIVKWREAYLAAMLIVRFADILIMHSLDGWALLPNVVLRANIYTDPRKPVAVEPGLKVFGTPDENSPVMFTTNFALTYYTVASDIESAKVNAYLLVVDTEGIAVDSAVAGRKLTAEKVAEAIKASGIENKVKHRKLIIPGKAARLSGEIEELSGWQVLVGPRDSSEIPKFLQEKWNP
- a CDS encoding YkgJ family cysteine cluster protein, which translates into the protein MRCSGCGECCRETEMELSGEDIKRLVDAGYSPEDFIIICDGVPRLRNVDGWCYFYSKAIKGCRVYRIRPLGCRLYPVVYVDGEGITLDELCPMKHTVSKGEFRSKARILKKLLEKIYGEHVLR
- a CDS encoding CBS domain-containing protein, whose amino-acid sequence is MTRNLITVSVGSTVEDAVKKMIECDVECLPVIDSKGFLRGLLTFRDIITKAVYSQADVRKLKVEDIMTKDLVTCKPNSTVLEVVKTMKNRHLRRIPVVNAKNKLVGLITDFDLALFGWDLK
- a CDS encoding pyridoxal-phosphate dependent enzyme, coding for MPEIHLAELEKLREHEETDPEHLKELTQQIATDKILKHPIVVDEKTNIILDGEHRFNALKSLGCKRTPAIYVDYNSPDIVVQTWRNDYNLTKRDVVEAALSGKLFPPKTTCHMIRNSETLVHISSIEKRVDIPLEVLKSEPMLTPIKNIKAAMGVELADVLPAYTRFLKTGIVDTPLIVDKRTGILLYGYEAFQALDLLSVEKAPAFKVNLKNVEIKTSNPQLGSLSAEDVVQAGTRGPKLPPKSFSLLAEPVKISFPLEKLMAEKRQNRRALKVYNGTLELLYEGWPTPLVRLNSLSTATRSVWAKLECYNPFSNSIKDRISWAMIKEAMENRKLKRVLYEATSTNTGIALTSIANILGVKTRLYIPKTIQRASDTYLKVLGADVVRLPVGLTVEAISQVEKEAKADKAAHLNQFENDANFKVHLKHTAREIDKQLNSLGLKPTCIIGGLGTSGHMSAIAYYFKTKYGNGVKIVGVQPAPDEVIPGIRRVETGMKWFHNATFDEIIDVKQSEAIEGAIKIARKEGLLPGLSSGAVVHAFQKIAGEKGVYVLVFPDSGYKYVEQFEKYLVNTSPKK